In one window of Lacticaseibacillus casei DSM 20011 = JCM 1134 = ATCC 393 DNA:
- a CDS encoding acyltransferase: MKKHTLRLRDWILCIALGLLIAGVGGFFYFRHYQSEQAIAVNQQTRQRIQNDSKAKVKKEKVLNQYRLFGLTDSDITAAKDLPVTAIGDSVMLGSSAYLKVLFPKMSIDAEVGRQVQAAPAIISQLKSEGKLDDTVVISLGTNGPMTESDINGILDQLGSNRQVFWVTAYAPGKAWIDPVNKLIHSAAKSHSNLHVIDWYYLAGGNDDWFANDGVHPNDAGRVHYYTLIAKDVMQTLKK; the protein is encoded by the coding sequence ATGAAAAAACATACGCTGCGTTTGCGGGACTGGATATTGTGTATCGCGTTAGGTTTGTTGATTGCCGGCGTTGGCGGCTTCTTTTATTTCCGCCATTACCAGTCCGAGCAGGCAATCGCTGTTAACCAGCAGACGCGTCAACGCATTCAAAACGATTCCAAAGCTAAAGTTAAAAAAGAAAAAGTGCTGAATCAGTACCGGCTTTTCGGGCTAACCGATAGCGATATCACGGCGGCTAAGGACTTACCTGTGACAGCCATTGGCGACTCGGTCATGCTAGGTAGTTCGGCTTACCTCAAGGTGTTGTTTCCAAAGATGTCGATTGATGCCGAAGTTGGCCGGCAAGTGCAGGCAGCGCCCGCGATTATCAGTCAGCTTAAGTCGGAAGGCAAGTTGGACGATACCGTCGTGATTAGCCTTGGTACGAATGGCCCGATGACGGAATCCGATATTAATGGCATTCTGGATCAGCTAGGCAGCAATCGCCAGGTCTTTTGGGTGACGGCGTATGCGCCGGGTAAAGCGTGGATTGATCCCGTGAATAAGTTGATTCATTCGGCGGCTAAGTCGCATAGCAATCTGCATGTGATTGACTGGTATTATCTGGCTGGCGGCAATGATGACTGGTTTGCCAATGATGGGGTTCACCCTAACGATGCCGGGCGTGTGCATTATTACACGTTGATCGCCAAGGATGTCATGCAGACGCTTAAGAAGTAG
- a CDS encoding YveK family protein, producing MNKQFDFSQLWNVFKRSFIPMIIFGIIGMAVAYFGAQTFIAPKYESDTSLLVNRKQDNDPNMQLNAQQADIQLINTYKDILTRPVVLQAVADDLTSPRKVMVKKPTKAVYGTRYNATTGLREQYVTKKAQPAKYKLEPARYSNISADDLAKMVSVSTQQNSQVFTVSVRDANPVRARDIANEIAKVFEKKIATIMTISNVSVVSKATANSNPVSPRLKIFALVGLFLGVLIAFAWGLIRELTDRTIKNVDFITDELGLVNLGVVNYVRHMKDMGQAIEDVKQSHRDDPEPEGLSSSSFPQRSRRRI from the coding sequence ATGAACAAACAATTTGACTTTTCACAACTGTGGAACGTTTTTAAACGCAGCTTTATCCCAATGATCATCTTTGGGATTATTGGAATGGCAGTTGCATATTTTGGAGCACAGACATTTATTGCGCCTAAATATGAATCAGATACGTCTTTGCTTGTTAATCGCAAACAAGATAATGATCCGAATATGCAATTGAATGCCCAACAGGCTGATATCCAGCTAATCAATACTTATAAGGATATTCTGACACGTCCGGTAGTTCTACAAGCTGTTGCTGATGATTTAACAAGTCCTCGCAAGGTTATGGTAAAAAAACCAACGAAGGCAGTTTATGGTACGCGATATAATGCCACAACAGGTTTAAGAGAACAATATGTTACAAAAAAAGCTCAACCTGCCAAATATAAATTGGAACCAGCTCGTTATTCGAACATTTCTGCAGATGATCTCGCAAAGATGGTTTCGGTTTCCACCCAACAAAACTCACAAGTATTCACTGTGAGTGTGAGAGATGCAAATCCTGTTAGGGCACGAGACATAGCTAACGAAATTGCAAAGGTGTTCGAAAAAAAGATTGCCACTATCATGACCATTTCAAATGTGTCAGTTGTTTCAAAAGCGACAGCTAACTCTAATCCAGTCTCGCCGCGATTAAAGATTTTTGCATTAGTAGGCTTGTTTTTAGGAGTTCTTATTGCATTTGCTTGGGGACTGATTCGTGAGTTGACAGATAGAACAATTAAAAATGTCGATTTCATTACTGATGAATTGGGATTAGTTAATTTGGGCGTTGTCAATTATGTTCGGCATATGAAAGATATGGGGCAAGCTATTGAGGATGTAAAACAAAGTCACAGAGATGATCCAGAACCGGAGGGCCTGAGCTCTTCTAGTTTTCCACAACGTAGTCGACGTCGAATCTAA
- a CDS encoding 3-oxoacyl-ACP reductase, which translates to MIAFDFSGKTVVVTGAASGIGAAQAAAFTAAGARVIGVDLQPMTGLAVTIQADVSKAATAENIVRDYAPDIVCNTAGILDGYQDVAATDLATWQHILDVDLTSQFLMIKALLPGMLKRGHGIFINMSSIAGLVGGGGGVAYTAAKHAVIGLTKQLDLDYAARGIRANALAPGAINTPMNAADFAGDGKMATWVAEETPAKRWAKPEEVAQVSLFLASDAADYIHGTVIPIDGGWLEK; encoded by the coding sequence ATGATAGCATTCGATTTTAGCGGCAAAACGGTTGTTGTGACTGGTGCGGCATCGGGAATCGGCGCGGCTCAGGCAGCGGCGTTTACAGCAGCTGGTGCACGGGTTATTGGCGTCGATCTTCAGCCGATGACTGGGCTAGCCGTCACCATTCAGGCAGATGTCAGTAAGGCCGCGACAGCAGAAAACATCGTTCGTGACTATGCGCCCGACATTGTCTGCAACACGGCGGGCATTCTGGATGGTTATCAAGACGTCGCCGCCACTGATCTGGCAACCTGGCAGCACATTCTTGATGTTGATCTCACCAGCCAGTTCCTGATGATCAAGGCACTGTTACCAGGAATGCTCAAGCGCGGCCACGGCATTTTTATCAACATGAGCTCCATCGCCGGACTGGTCGGTGGCGGCGGAGGCGTGGCCTACACAGCCGCCAAGCACGCCGTTATCGGGCTCACCAAGCAGTTAGACCTCGACTACGCTGCAAGAGGCATTCGCGCCAATGCCTTAGCGCCAGGCGCCATCAATACCCCCATGAACGCCGCTGACTTCGCCGGTGATGGCAAAATGGCCACGTGGGTAGCTGAGGAGACGCCAGCCAAGCGCTGGGCCAAACCAGAAGAAGTCGCCCAGGTATCCCTTTTCCTAGCCAGCGATGCCGCCGATTACATTCACGGCACCGTCATTCCTATTGACGGCGGTTGGTTAGAAAAGTAA
- a CDS encoding QueT transporter family protein, translated as MQTTSMSHRSIVSLTKTAIVAAIYVVMTLMLSPLSFGVVQVRFSEMLNYTALFNRRYVWAVTLGVFLANLASPTALLDVPVGTLGTLVFIVISRWAAKFVHQKWAKFAIMGVLFAFSMFTVAGELTIMSRVPFWASYATIALGEAVSMAVGGVVMMVLTRYVDLDK; from the coding sequence ATGCAAACAACATCAATGTCCCATCGTTCAATCGTCAGTCTCACCAAAACCGCGATTGTCGCCGCTATCTATGTGGTCATGACCCTGATGCTCAGCCCGCTAAGCTTCGGTGTCGTCCAGGTCCGGTTCTCCGAGATGCTCAACTACACGGCGCTCTTCAATCGCCGGTACGTCTGGGCGGTTACGTTGGGTGTTTTTTTGGCCAATTTAGCCTCGCCAACCGCACTACTCGACGTACCAGTCGGCACACTAGGCACCCTCGTCTTCATCGTCATCAGTCGCTGGGCAGCTAAATTTGTCCATCAAAAATGGGCTAAATTCGCTATCATGGGCGTCCTCTTCGCCTTTTCGATGTTCACAGTTGCCGGCGAGCTCACAATCATGAGCAGAGTACCATTCTGGGCCTCCTACGCCACCATTGCCTTGGGAGAGGCTGTGTCAATGGCAGTCGGCGGCGTTGTGATGATGGTGCTGACACGGTATGTGGATTTGGACAAATAA
- a CDS encoding DUF2829 domain-containing protein, which produces MTFEAVLPSLKKGKKAVRTGWEGTELYVQLVPEGKFEGDTLNPYFLIKTADEAFSLWSPTDCDILAEDWQLVDA; this is translated from the coding sequence ATGACATTCGAAGCAGTTTTACCATCACTGAAAAAAGGCAAGAAAGCCGTTCGGACTGGCTGGGAAGGCACCGAGTTGTATGTTCAGCTAGTTCCGGAAGGCAAATTTGAAGGTGACACGTTAAATCCGTATTTTCTGATCAAAACCGCGGATGAAGCGTTCAGCTTGTGGTCACCGACTGACTGTGACATTCTCGCTGAAGATTGGCAACTTGTTGACGCATGA